In the Leptospiraceae bacterium genome, TATTAATGTCTACTAGTTCAGATAATTCCTGTAAAAGTCCATCTCGTTTGTCATACAAGTCATTTGGTCTGTCACCAAGTGCCTCTGCCTTTTGGATTTTTTTCATTTAACGCGTATGCTATCGCCATATAAATTCAGTTGGTTGGTTTTAGATTCTACTTCTTTATTTGCTTTGGTCTTGGAGTTGTGTGAGTTTACGGTAAGTATCCTCAATTCGATTTCCAAGTCCGATCGCTTTTTCTTTTACGACAGAGCGGTGAGCACTCATCGGGGTAATTGGCAAGTTCTTCCCATGCAGACCAGAATTGGTCCATTTGTCCGCGAAGAGTCATTCCACCCGGCTCATTAAAAATCATTTCGATTCGATAAAGATAATCATTACGTGCAGACCAATAATCCTTATTAGAACTTGTCTCCTGGATTCTATCATCTATGAAACTATCTCTAATTCTTTCGATCTCCGGAACTTTAGAGCCTTGTCAATTTGACCAGCAACCATCGCTTTTGATTTAAAGAAGGATCATACATTGGTTCTGCGGCGGTGATTTGCACGTTGACGCGTATAATTCTTATTATCTGCATTTGAAATATTATGACCCGTAGTATGTAGAGCTTGTTGATGAACGGATAATCCTTTTTTGCCAACTTCTAGACCTGAAAATGTAGAACCCATAATTTTTCTCCTTATGCTCTCATGTTTAACATTACGTTAGTGCGTGATTTTGATTTGCTATTGTCTCCGTACAATTCGGAAACTGGGGATTCACTTGCTGTTTTAATGCGTCAATCGAAAGACTAAAAATATCTAACTTTGATTTGAGTAATTCTTCATTTTACGGTTATTTTTCTTTCAAATCCATTACTACAAATTTTTTAAATCATTTGTAAGCGGTTTAAATTTGGCGAGGGTAACTTTGTCCAAACGATTTAAAATTCTGTTACAGTCGGAACAACTGCCGCATCTTTTCATTGGCAAAAAATCATTTACCAAGTTAGTTCTTTTGGCTTCGACATTAGTGAGAGTATTCATCATCATCGAAGTCTGTTTGGTATAATTCTCAAATGTTTTCCATTGGAGCGCAGAATAGCTTCTTTTTGCTTGTTTCCAAGATAAGTAGGCTTTTATAGATATTTATTTCTTCTTTGAATGCAGCTTCTAATTGTTCAAGTTTCATTTTTCACAGTACCCTTTTATTTTCAATCGGCGTCTCGCTTGATAAGATTAGGCTTTTAAATTTATTTAAAGGGATTTTCCATATCTACCGACAAACTTACCCTTATGTCACATATTGAAGATTACCACCGATAGACACGGATGAACACCGATAAAAAAACGATAGTTTTTTAACATGAGTTCTATGTAACGGGATATTACTCGCTGTCACTCCCGAAATTTCCACCCATTGCATATTCCCATCAACTCAATGTCATAAAGTTAAGGATTTCTAACCACAAGAGCACGAAGTTCACGAAGGATTTTCAATGTAATCTTCTCTTTTCTTCGTGTTCTTCGCGCTTGAACTCAATGTTGCTTCCTAAGGGTCGCAACATAATGTGGTTAATTTTTTTCTGTTTTATTAACTTAATGACGTTGCCGCAGCAACTGAGCTATGCTGGGAGTCCTCAAGAACTAGAGCTTCGCATGGCGATTGTATTTACGATACACTTGTAATAGGTTCAAAGATAGGTTCTACCATAGCTGCAAACATTGGTAATCTTTTTATATAAGTTTCGAAACCTATTTTTCTACCTATCTCTGAACCTAGCTAGAGAACTTAGATTAGATGTATCGCATGTATATTGGAATTGAAAGTGCTTATTAAGCCAAAACCTCTCAAAAAATTCTTACGGTTAAGATTATTTTGCCACTGTTTGTGTCTCTTAACAGATTCTATTCGTTTGCGATTGTTATTTAAGGATAAAAGCGCTTGGTCAGGCAGGACCGAGAGATTTCATAAGAGCATACAGCCCTGTGAATAAGAACATCTTCGCCTAAAAAAAGTTTCTTCTTTCATTTACAATAACCCTTCCTTATAATAAAATCTTCTGGCTTTAAAGCAAGCATTTTTCCTTTTATTGCATATTCCGTAAATAACCTCCCACCTAATCTGTAAATAACTTCCTCTCCTCTAGTCAAGACCTATACCTTGGATGAGTTCTTTGCTCTTCCAGACCCAAAGATTTTTCTAAAATGGAATTGATAAATGGAGTATTTTAGTTGATATTTATGAAGCGTTAGACGTTAGAGAATTATGGTTAGTATACGCTAACGCTAAACAAATTGAAGTCCGTGAGAACATAAACGCAAATACAAAATGGGATACAAGAGTTGTTTATGAAGAAGGAGATTTTCTCGAGTCCAAAGTTATCGAAGGATTAAAAATTTCCATTGCGGAAGTTGTGGAAAATAAATAATTCCCTTATTTTTTACTTTTTTTCTCAAAGTATTTTTTTACTTCAGGGTACTCCATAAAATCATAAATATAATCCGGCCCATAATCTACATACAATTCTTCACCTGCTTTAACTGGTTTTGTTGTAACGATTTGAACAAAGGGAGGTTCGCAAATTTTATGATAACGCACATTTTGCAATTCCTTCGGAGCATAATTAATAATTGTCATAATACTTCCACCACGACCATCGATTACTTTGTACCCATTGGTATACTTCGTAACACAATCTTCCAAACCCATCAAATACTGCCATTCATCTCTTTCAGAAAGTTTTATATGTTCAGCATCCGAAATGAATCGACCCGTATAAGGACTGAGAGTTTCTCCAGTAGGTAAATTAACTTTTGTAAAAACGCCATTTCCAGCCCCGGAATCTTTGACTTTAAAACTTGTAAATCCGATTCTCTATAAGAATCTACTTTAAATTGGGGAGGATTTAACAAAAGGAAGTACAGCTAAATAATAAAACAACAAAAACTAACCTAATTCTTTTCATACAAATTCATTAAAAAAATTTGTAGTGTGCTGTCGCTCAATTTTAAAACCGCACACTACAAATTTCACAAAAATAGAAACCTGCGGCAGTGATCGCCGTTTTGGAGCAGGGATTATTATTTGGATCACAAGAATACATTTTAAAAGTTAAATCTTGTTCTGAATTCGGTCTCTGTGATGAAGAACCAAATCCTGTATTAGTTGTTCCCGTAAAACTAAGTGCAGCACAATTAGAAGTAGATAGGGCATACTTTTTTATAATCATTATTTAATAGCCCCCCTCCTCCTCCAGCAATAGTATTATAGTAATTACTTGGACTAACAGCCACTCCAGACAAAGTAAATGTATCAAAACATTGACCGGTAAAAGATAAATTGGATAAGTCAGCTCTGGTTAATATAACTAATGAACCATTATTGTATTTATCAGAAGCAGTTCCATTAAATATATTATTAATGACTAATGACTCTAATCCGCTCCTATCTTGTTTTTTACTCTTTATGCAACCAACTGTAAGTATGAGTGCAAAAGTTAATAGAAATATTTTCTTAGATATTATTTTCATTTTTTTCATCCTATCCTTTTTTGTCTTTAGTGTAAAGACACTCCTGTTGCAAAATTTCCCTGAAGTTGTAAATAAATTCTTCTATCATCAATCGCTGTGTAATTTCCGGTATTCGGATTTACATCAAATTTGTTTCCTAAAACTTGATAATAGAGTTGAGCTTTAAAATTATTTTTATCTCCGTAAAGATTAATACCAGCCCAATATATTTTCAATATATCATTCGGATTATGACTGTTTCCATCTCTATGAAAATCTCCTGCAATTTCTTCGTATTTTAAAACTGGCATAATATAATACTTATCCCAAAATTTAACATTGTAACCAATGGTTGTATGCCAAGCACGCAATTCATTCGAAGCTGAACCGGTAAATCGTGTGTATGCCCCACTTAGATAACCGCCTTTATAAGTAAAAGTAGAATCATAAGTATGTCCCACCAATCCAAAACTAGGACGACCTGGTGTAGTTACATTATTTTGAACGTTGTAATTAGGAAGTGTCATCGCAATATTGTTCACAGTTGCTGAAGTTGTTGTACCACGATCAGGGTTAGATTGTTGACCATTTAGTAAATTAATTACTTGCGTATTTCCAGGCGTATATTCAGGCACACCTAACGTATTTGGTTGAAAATTTTTAGTCTCTACACGACCAAAACCAATTGACCATTTCATATCATTTTGAAAAATTTCTTCCCCCTCGATCCATGCGACTTCTTTTCCTTCCGCATTTTTTAATCCGCCAAATATATTATGTTGTGCTCTAAAATAATAGGTTGGCGAAATCAGTGTAGTACCACAACGATTAGACGTTGTTAAATCCTGTCTTCGACCTGTTCCATTATCCCCACCTGCTCCCTTTCCATTTCCTACCATAAAATTCAACTGAAGATAATGTTCCCATTTTTTTCCTAATTCCTTTAGAGGATTGGCGGAGAACATCACGCCTAAATCAAATTGAGGTATAGCGTTAGTTACGATACTTCGTTCTAGAGTTACGAAATTTGCTGAAGACTGAAGGTATTCCCTTGTAAATTGAGTATTAATTTGTCCAAAGGTAAATCGGAGTCCAGCGTAAGGATGTTTTACATAGCCAAACGCTTCATGCACATAACCTCTATTATCCTTCATTCGAACTGTTCTCACAACTGGAGTTGTAGTAGTGGTAATTACCCCACCTGTATCAGTTACACCCGTGACAACGTTTGTAGTTGTAGTAACAGTATCTACTCTATTTAACATATTCTCCATACGAAGTTGAATATTCATTCCCCAATAGTCACTGTCATACCTAGACCCGATACGCAATCGTCTAAAGTTCCAATCTAGAGCATTAAAATCACTATGTCCATTACTATAAGGAGACTGAATGCTACCCGCTTCACCACGAAATTGAATTCGTCCATTTATAGTAAGTTTTTTATGCGAGTCTTCAGGTTTAGCAACTATCGTATTTTGTATTGGAGGAGTGAGTTTGGAATAATCGATCTTGGTTCTATTGGGACTGGCTTCATAAATATTTGCCCAGTTTCAGAATCTACATAAAAATCTTTGAATTCATCCTTTGTCGTATCCTGTTCAGTTTTTACCTGCTTAACCGATTCACTCGGCTCAGAAACTGAATTTACTTTTTTTTCATCACCGCCAGATTTTTCTGTTTGCGCAATAACTAAGTTTGCACTTGCACAAAAGAAAGTAAGGAAAGTGAGTATTTGAATCTGTTTCATTTTAATACCTTTACTTTTTGATTGAACGATTTCGCAGAAGAGATTTACTCTTTTTGTAATTGAATAGTTACGTAATCGTAATTTATCACTTATCCTACTTATCTGTTTCATTAATTGCAAAAGTATTACGTTTTTATGTCTAAAGAATCTCGAAATTATTACATTTTAATTACAAATTAAAAAATTCATTTCAACCCTGATTTTATTAGTTCAAATGAGCATGCTTCAGAGGAATTTTGCAGAGAAAATCATTTTACAACAAAAAGGGGAAGCATTTTTTCCCCTCTTCTTTTTGAGTCAAAAAAAAATTCCTCAAAATCTTCACTGGAAAATTAGAAAATGGACTTAAACCGCTGTCCAATGCTGTCAACTTAAGGTAGGACAGGTATCCCTGCCTGTCCAGATAACAGTCAAAGATTCCAATTCTACTTGTCATCGTCCAACGTTTAGTTCTTAAGTTGACTACATTCGATGAAAGACGAAAAGTAGAGTTATAAAATTATTCCAATGTCACTTGAAACCGAATTGAAATTTCATCTTGAATCGAAATAAAAAGTAAAGACGGACGTTCTACTTTAAACTTGGATAACGAAATAGGAAAATTGCCTTCAATAATTAAATCCTCCTTTTCACTTTTTTTCAGATTGCCTTGGATTTCTTTTGTATCACTAATTCCATTTAAAATAATTTTCGCATCAAAGGTATAACTTTGATTTTTTCGTTCCGTTTTTAGAATTTGAATTTGTATCAAATTCTCTTTTGGATAATTTAAAATCTCTAACATATGAGAGTCACGATTATTATTTCCAGATTTTAAATTTTTAAAATCACAACTAATTGAAAATGGCTTTAATACTTCATACTCCCCAGATTTAAAATCTATTTCTAATCCTTCTATAATTGGAGTTGTGCATACACCAGTCACTTTTTTGAAAGAGTGTAGTACGGTATACTCTAATACAATTTTTTTTAAATGATTCACTTTATCCGCTGGCTCTGAATTTACTGATGAATGAAAAGTAAAAATAATTATTAATAAAACAAGTCGTTTCATAAAATTCTCCTAAAAATAAAATGTTGCAATAGAAATCGTAAGAGCAGAAAAACCAAGCCAACCAATCTCTCTCATTCTATCAACATCTTGCGCAGTATGTAAATTAGCCCTATATAAGGAAGAGCCAACATTGCAGGCAAATGAATGAAAATCATAGACTTGTGAGTCCAGATAGTATTCCATCCTTCTTCAGGCGTATTATCAATCTTAGCCGGAGAAAAAAAAGAAAAAGCGGCAGTGGCTGTATAGAGTCCGAAAGTTAAATAACCCAATTGTCCGTGACTACTATGTTCTTTCTCCTCAAAATTTTTTACTACATAATAAAGAAATAATTTATCATTACTCGGTTCAACTGCATAATAAGCCAGAAGTTGATTCGGTAAATTATCTCTCAATTTATAGAATTTATATTTTTCTTTATATTCCTCTTCTCCTGCAATATTCGTGCCAGCCAACTCACCCAGGTAGCTAATCCCAACCCTTGGTGCCAATTCAAATATGTTCTACGAGTAGAGACTTCCTCTGCAAAAAGGCTGAGAAATGGAAATCCGCAAAACAATAAAATAATTGTCATTTTTTTCATAAACATGGTAACTCCTTTTACATTCTCTCATTTGAAAATAAAAAATTCCAATTCAATCAAATCTTCGAAACAAACTATTTTCGATAGCCCATTTCAAAATTTTAAATCAAAATAAACTTATTTCATTTTGAAAATGACTTTTAATTCCTAATATTTAATTTTCTAAAAAGCAGCATTCAATTGCATAAAAAACATATGCGCATTTTGGGAAACGCCATTTTGCCCGAGCAACACCGGCACATTTGTTACAATCTGGTTTGTTTTCAGATCATAAGAATATGCCGCATTTTTTTGATTCTTAATGGAATTACCAGCAGTCAACACTCCACCTCCCACCCATAGGGAAACATAATCATTTATGTTGTACATCCAAGTAAAATCAATTTCACTATAAATTCTTCTTCCTGAATTGGCTAATGTTATTGTAGTTTGACCTTGCCGATTAAACTCCGTACTCGAACCAGTATTAGCCGCACCACTAATAGCATACCAGGCATCCTGCGTTTTTGCCTTATCATTTACAAAGTAAGAAAAGTAAAATGACCCAAAACTTTCTGTTTTATAAGAGATATTTAAAGTTTTGCTGATTAAATTTTTCTGACCTAAATTTTCAGAAAGACCGGAAACATTGTTCCAATAGGGAATTGAGCTAAACCTTGGATTTGGCAATGTTTGAAAAGTTGACTGACTTCCATCTGTTCGATTACTATCTCCAGAGGCATACCAGAATTGTGCGCCAATCCTTAGTCGTTCGAAAAAAGTATAACCTGTTTGAAATACATAAAAGTTTCCGGTGTATTTCTGATTTTGCGTCAGTAAATTATAATTTGAATTAGTGGTACCAATCGTTTGATCGATTGTGCTATTGAGTGCTGAATTGAGAGTTGGATTTTTATTCACTTTCGCTCCGGTAGCCCCTGATTGCCAAGCCGCTTCAAAAGTCCAATCCCAGCCCGACCAAGGACTATTAGCCGCTACATTATTTCCAACTGTCCTATTTGTAATACGAAATCCAGTAGTCCAAAGATCATTTTTCTGTTTTGACCAAGGATTATTATATAAATCTGAATCTGCTGTAGCAGGAATGGTCATCGGCGGATTCGTAAGTGTAACCCCAGCATACGAAGGTGTTTTTTGAGTTAGAATTCCTAAAAGAGTAGGCATCGATCAAAAACCAGTCTTTATACTTAAACGTATCGTAAGTTCCA is a window encoding:
- a CDS encoding YceI family protein, with the protein product MKRLVLLIIIFTFHSSVNSEPADKVNHLKKIVLEYTVLHSFKKVTGVCTTPIIEGLEIDFKSGEYEVLKPFSISCDFKNLKSGNNNRDSHMLEILNYPKENLIQIQILKTERKNQSYTFDAKIILNGISDTKEIQGNLKKSEKEDLIIEGNFPISLSKFKVERPSLLFISIQDEISIRFQVTLE